The Vidua macroura isolate BioBank_ID:100142 chromosome 11, ASM2450914v1, whole genome shotgun sequence genome includes a region encoding these proteins:
- the LOC128812871 gene encoding vitamin K epoxide reductase complex subunit 1-like protein 1, with translation MVRPGYLRVPLPRWERMFRFVVCTAGILLSLYAFYLEREKAHDIHYQALCDLSEQLRCSAALTSRWGRGLGLVDFIFGKDSAINKSNSVFGLVFYTLQMLLGITASAIASLILIMSSIVSLAASLHLACILHFILKEFCILHVIAYLLNLILFIINYKRLIYLVEAWDQLLQPKQE, from the exons ATGGTGAGGCCTGGCTATTTGCGGGTGCCGTTACCCCGCTGGGAGCGGATGTTTCGGTTCGTGGTGTGTACCGCCGGCATCCTGCTCTCCCTCTACGCCTTCTACCTGGAGCGCGAGAAGGCCCACGACATCCACTACCAGGCCCTGTGCGACCTCAGCGAGCAGCTCCGCTGCTCCGCCGCCCTCACCTCCAG ATGGGGTCGAGGACTTGGTCTGGTGGATTTCATCTTTGGAAAGGACAGTGCAATAAATAAGTCAAACAGTGTTTTTGGACTAGTGTTTTATACACTACAAATGCTACTTG GTATCACAGCAAGTGCAATAGCAAGTCTAATCCTGATTATGTCCTCCATAGTGTCTCTAGCAGCATCATTGCACTTGGCATGCATTCTGCACTTCATTTTGAAGGAGTTTTGCATTTTGCACGTCATTGCATATTTGCTGAACTTGATTCTCTTCATCATCAACTACAAACGACTAATTTATTTGGTTGAGGCCTGGGATCAGCTACTCCAACCTAAACAGGAGTAA